A stretch of the Xiphias gladius isolate SHS-SW01 ecotype Sanya breed wild chromosome 21, ASM1685928v1, whole genome shotgun sequence genome encodes the following:
- the gpr37l1a gene encoding G-protein coupled receptor 37-like 1, with amino-acid sequence MSPVFLLLLFLRTAQLRHVHSDPEFQTGSALEAQRAEDAGAPPPGTEEPLSPEKTSLDRVETWRVARGAKDGSPGRRDPHSPSSYGQPRRYDDPSRYFTTPRADRYTSAPAGNSSSGRGSGLLNPLFPVTDGAYWAYAVMLLALVLFAAGIVGNLALMCIVWHNFYLKSAWNCILAGLAFWDFLVLFFCLPVVVFHELTLKRLLGDLSCRLVPYMEVTSLGVATFSLCALSIDRFHAATGPGPLRAPKVEPCQSILSKLSVIWVGSMVLAAPELLLWQLLQETVSLPTLPTDPQQGQQGGSLMAAFRAGTEAFKVDICVREPSVELPESIYSLVLTYHEARMWWFFGCYLCLPLLFTLACDLVTRQVLAQRLLQRPEGDKVIGRCSSSSSSSSSSTKKKQQVREQRLRSTVMGLTILYITCNLPESICNITLAYISIPASAVLPALALPALGLMGQFLLFVRCSATPVLLLCLCRSLGQAFMDCCCCCCEECLPDSNSSSSSSASAVATSTLSSAASPSPSSLSPSSKDETMKSVLSTGPAVYDRVKDSSSAIGTPC; translated from the exons atgagccCGGTGTTtcttttgcttctctttctgcGGACCGCGCAGCTCCGCCATGTCCACTCAGACCCGGAATTTCAGACGGGGTCCGCGCTGGAGGCGCAGCGGGCGGAGGATGCTGGCGCGCCGCCTCCGGGCACAGAGGAGCCCCTCTCCCCGGAGAAGACTTCTCTAGACCGAGTTGAAACTTGGAGAGTCGCCCGAGGAGCCAAAGATGGGAGTCCCGGGAGAAGAGACCCGCACTCCCCGAGCAGTTACGGGCAACCGCGCCGATACGACGACCCGAGCAGGTACTTCACCACGCCGCGGGCCGACCGGTACACCTCTGCCCCGGCGGGCAACTCTTCGTCGGGTCGTGGGTCGGGGCTCCTCAACCCACTGTTCCCGGTCACCGACGGCGCCTACTGGGCGTACGCCGTCATGCTGCTCGCGCTCGTGCTGTTCGCCGCGGGCATCGTGGGGAACCTCGCGCTCATGTGCATCGTGTGGCACAACTTCTACCTGAAGAGCGCGTGGAACTGCATCCTGGCGGGCCTGGCGTTCTGGGATTTCCTCGTGCTGTTCTTCTGCCTCCCGGTGGTCGTCTTCCACGAGCTCACCTTGAAGAGGTTGCTAGGAGACCTGTCCTGTCGGCTCGTGCCCTACATGGAG GTGACGTCTCTGGGAGTGGCCACGTTCAGTCTCTGTGCCCTGAGCATCGATCGCTTCCACGCAGCCACCGGCCCAGGGCCCCTTCGGGCTCCGAAGGTGGAGCCCTGCCAGTCCATCCTGTCCAAGCTGTCCGTCATCTGGGTGGGCTCCATGGTGCTGGCTGCCCCCGAGCTGCTTCTGTGGCAGCTCCTCCAGGAAACTGTCAGCCTGCCGACGCTCCCCACTGACCCGCAGCAGGGCCAGCAGGGGGGCTCACTGATGGCAGCGTTCAGAGCCGGAACAGAGGCGTTTAAGGTGGATATCTGTGTCCGGGAGCCGTCTGTGGAGCTCCCAGAGAGCATCTACTCTCTGGTGCTGACCTACCACGAGGCCCGCATGTGGTGGTTCTTCGGGTGTTACCTCTGTTTGCCTCTGCTCTTCACTCTGGCCTGCGACTTGGTGACGAGGCAAGTGTTAGCCCAGCGTCTGCTGCAGAGACCTGAGGGTGACAAGGTGATCGGCAgatgctcctcctcctcctcttcatcctcgtcctccacaaagaaaaagcagcaggtgaGGGAGCAGAGGCTGCGCTCCACTGTGATGGGGCTCACCATCTTGTACATCACATGCAACCTGCCGGAGAGCATTTGTAACATCACCCTGGCGTACATCTCCATCCCGGCGTCCGCCGTGCTCCCGGCTCTGGCCCTGCCAGCGCTTGGTTTGATGGGACAGTTCCTGTTGTTTGTGCGATGCTCGGCGACGCCGGTGTTGCTGCTGTGCCTGTGTCGCTCCCTGGGCCAGGCCTTCatggactgctgctgctgctgctgcgaaGAGTGCCTCCCCGACAGCaactcctcctcatcctcctcggCCTCGGCCGTCGCCACCTCCACCCTCTCCTCAGCCGCATCACCCTCTCCGTCCTCCCTGTCTCCTTCCAGCAAAGACGAGACGATGAAGAGCGTGTTGTCGACAGGACCAGCGGTCTACGACAGGGTGAAAGACTCTTCATCAGCTATCGGGACGCCCTGCTGA